The Mycolicibacterium flavescens genome has a segment encoding these proteins:
- the dhbC gene encoding isochorismate synthase family protein, with product MTREPSFVLASRGAVVAEGVHTAFPKVAEARAALASHSAPIIVGALPFDMTKPAALIRPQSVQFLDALPDWPLRPMPGVQIAEALPDPDEHRARVASAVDRLNSPSSGLHKVVLARALRLAADGPLDARTVLHRLVGADPAANGYLADLTAAGGGYSGSVLVGASPELLVARRGDQVVCAPFAGSAPRSPDPDTDEANGAALAASAKNLREHQFVVDTIRDALEPLCADLEVAAEPALRKTDSVWHLATRITGTLRERSITALDLAIALHPTPAVGGVPTADAADLIAELEGDRGFYAGAVGWCDQRGDGRWVVSIRCAALSADRRTAEAYSGGGIVAESDPDDELAETTTKFTTILAALGAAT from the coding sequence GTGACCCGCGAACCGTCCTTCGTCCTGGCCTCCCGCGGCGCCGTCGTCGCGGAGGGGGTGCACACCGCGTTCCCGAAGGTCGCCGAGGCGCGAGCCGCGCTGGCATCGCACAGCGCCCCGATCATCGTGGGGGCGTTGCCTTTCGATATGACCAAACCGGCGGCGCTGATCCGCCCGCAGAGCGTCCAGTTCCTCGACGCGCTGCCGGACTGGCCGCTACGCCCGATGCCCGGCGTACAGATAGCCGAGGCGCTGCCGGATCCCGACGAACACCGCGCGCGGGTCGCCAGCGCCGTCGACCGGCTCAACAGCCCGTCGAGCGGACTGCACAAGGTCGTACTCGCCAGGGCCCTTCGGCTGGCCGCCGACGGACCGCTGGACGCGCGCACCGTCCTGCACCGGCTCGTCGGCGCCGATCCCGCGGCCAACGGGTACCTCGCCGACCTGACCGCCGCGGGCGGCGGTTACTCCGGAAGCGTGCTGGTGGGCGCAAGCCCCGAACTGCTGGTGGCCCGCCGCGGCGATCAGGTGGTCTGCGCACCGTTCGCGGGTTCGGCTCCGCGCTCCCCCGACCCCGACACCGACGAGGCGAACGGCGCCGCGCTGGCCGCCTCAGCGAAGAACCTTCGCGAGCACCAGTTCGTGGTCGACACGATCCGCGACGCGCTCGAGCCGCTGTGCGCCGACCTCGAGGTGGCCGCCGAACCGGCGCTTCGCAAGACCGACTCGGTGTGGCATCTGGCCACCCGCATCACCGGCACACTTCGCGAAAGATCGATCACCGCACTGGACTTGGCCATCGCGCTGCACCCGACGCCTGCGGTCGGCGGCGTGCCCACCGCCGATGCGGCCGACCTGATCGCCGAGCTCGAAGGCGACCGCGGTTTCTACGCCGGTGCGGTCGGCTGGTGCGATCAACGCGGCGACGGCCGGTGGGTGGTGTCGATTCGCTGCGCTGCGCTGTCGGCGGATCGCCGGACGGCCGAGGCATATTCGGGCGGCGGCATCG
- a CDS encoding hypothetical alanine valine rich protein produces MVKPERRTRTDVMVALAIGVVVAVTAGLVWWTSDARATISRPADGPVPALTPAKAVPQSLRQVWSAPSAATTMPLVVGGAVVTGDGRAVEGRDPATGTTLWSYERDLDLCGVSYVYQYAVAVYPDTRGCGQVSTIDAKTGMRGPARSSYADPSVTLSSDGTAVLSAGENRLELWRSDMVRMLSYGALDARIKPDVPSQPLCRLVSAQASSSAVSVLEACPRQPDLRLTLLRPSDEEDTPELRYVQQPGVAPNSGARVVAVADTMTAVYVPTPKPVVNIVDETGATVATTPVPSPPSPQATMSRAGDLITWWTGDSVMVFSANGFEYRYTVTPEGRNKPLGPATIMAGRLLVPVTDGYDVFDPATGRGERHIPLTRPPSAAPVVPAVAGSMVIEQRGEELVALGQS; encoded by the coding sequence ATGGTCAAACCCGAACGCCGCACGCGCACCGATGTGATGGTGGCGCTGGCGATTGGCGTCGTGGTCGCGGTGACGGCCGGGCTGGTGTGGTGGACCAGCGACGCGCGGGCCACGATCAGCAGGCCCGCGGACGGCCCGGTTCCGGCACTGACCCCCGCCAAGGCGGTTCCGCAATCGCTGCGCCAGGTGTGGAGCGCACCCAGCGCGGCCACCACGATGCCGCTGGTCGTCGGCGGTGCGGTGGTGACCGGCGACGGACGGGCCGTGGAGGGCCGCGACCCCGCGACCGGGACCACGCTGTGGAGTTACGAGCGTGATCTCGACCTGTGCGGGGTCAGCTACGTCTACCAGTACGCGGTCGCCGTCTACCCCGACACCCGCGGCTGTGGCCAGGTCAGCACGATCGATGCCAAGACCGGCATGCGCGGTCCGGCGCGGTCGTCCTACGCCGACCCCTCGGTGACCCTGTCGTCGGACGGCACCGCCGTGCTCTCGGCGGGTGAGAACCGGCTCGAGTTGTGGCGTTCCGACATGGTCCGAATGCTGAGCTACGGCGCCCTGGATGCGCGCATCAAGCCGGATGTCCCCTCGCAGCCGCTGTGCCGGCTGGTGTCCGCACAAGCGAGTTCGAGCGCGGTGTCGGTGCTCGAGGCATGCCCGCGGCAGCCCGATCTGCGCCTGACGCTGCTGCGGCCCTCCGATGAGGAGGACACCCCGGAGTTGAGGTATGTCCAGCAACCGGGTGTCGCACCGAATTCAGGCGCGCGCGTGGTGGCCGTGGCCGACACGATGACCGCGGTCTACGTGCCCACACCCAAACCCGTGGTGAACATCGTCGACGAGACGGGCGCGACGGTCGCCACCACCCCGGTGCCAAGCCCGCCGTCGCCGCAGGCGACGATGTCGCGGGCGGGCGACCTGATCACCTGGTGGACCGGCGACAGCGTAATGGTGTTCTCCGCCAACGGATTCGAATACCGCTACACCGTCACGCCGGAGGGCCGGAACAAGCCGCTGGGGCCGGCGACGATCATGGCGGGGCGGTTGCTGGTCCCCGTCACCGACGGCTACGACGTGTTCGACCCCGCGACCGGGCGGGGTGAACGCCACATTCCGCTGACACGGCCGCCGAGCGCGGCGCCGGTGGTGCCCGCGGTGGCCGGTTCGATGGTGATCGAACAGCGCGGCGAGGAACTGGTGGCGCTCGGCCAGTCGTGA
- the gpmA_1 gene encoding fructose-2,6-bisphosphatase gives MARDTATDRAAESVSVALLEHRLILLRHGETEWSRSGRHTSHTDLELTAAGVERAKLAAEALAELELDDPLVLSSPLRRAMQTAELAGLNIDEVSPLLREWDYGRYEGLTTPEIRETVPDWLIWTHGADGGESVETVTQRADSALESALSNMTSRDVVFVGHAHFSRSMIARWVELPVSDGIRFAMAAASLAVLGFEHAMRQIIAQGLTGHQDPCKPR, from the coding sequence ATGGCCCGGGACACCGCGACCGACCGTGCGGCAGAATCAGTGAGCGTGGCCCTTTTGGAGCACCGCCTGATCCTGCTTCGTCATGGCGAAACGGAGTGGTCGAGAAGCGGTCGGCACACCAGCCACACCGATCTCGAACTGACCGCGGCCGGCGTGGAACGCGCCAAGCTGGCCGCCGAAGCGCTGGCCGAACTCGAGCTGGACGACCCGCTGGTGCTGTCCAGCCCATTGCGGCGCGCGATGCAGACCGCCGAACTGGCCGGGCTGAACATCGACGAGGTGTCGCCGCTTCTGCGGGAATGGGACTACGGCCGCTATGAGGGGCTGACGACGCCCGAGATCCGCGAAACCGTCCCCGACTGGCTGATTTGGACGCACGGCGCCGACGGCGGCGAGAGCGTGGAGACGGTCACGCAGCGCGCCGACAGCGCCCTGGAGTCGGCGCTGAGCAACATGACGTCGCGCGACGTCGTATTCGTGGGCCATGCGCACTTCTCCCGCTCGATGATCGCGCGTTGGGTCGAACTGCCGGTGTCCGACGGGATCCGGTTCGCGATGGCGGCCGCGTCGCTGGCCGTCCTCGGATTCGAGCACGCAATGCGCCAGATCATCGCGCAGGGACTGACCGGCCATCAGGATCCGTGTAAACCACGGTGA
- the soj_3 gene encoding ATPase involved in chromosome partitioning translates to MGTVTRVLAVANQKGGVAKTTTVASLGAAIQETGQRVLLVDLDPQGSLTFSLGHDPDKLAVSIHEVLLGEVEPDVALLETPEGMTLLPANIDLAGAEAMLLMRAGREYALKRALAKLGRGAGTPATSGRGAGASSSSGRSDYDVVLIDCPPSLGVLTLNGLTAADEVIVPLQCETLAHRGVGQFLRTIADVQAITNADLKLLGALPTLYDSRTTHSRDVLLDVADRYDLAVLAPPIPRTVRFAEASASGASVLASRKNKGAAAYRELATALLKHWKNGKPMPTFAPDI, encoded by the coding sequence ATGGGCACCGTGACGCGAGTACTTGCGGTCGCCAATCAAAAGGGTGGGGTAGCCAAGACGACGACGGTGGCGTCGTTGGGTGCGGCGATTCAGGAGACGGGTCAGCGGGTCCTGCTCGTGGACCTCGACCCGCAGGGGTCCCTGACGTTCTCCCTGGGCCACGACCCGGACAAGCTGGCGGTGTCGATCCACGAAGTGCTGCTCGGCGAGGTCGAACCCGACGTCGCCCTGCTGGAGACGCCCGAGGGGATGACACTGCTGCCCGCCAACATCGACCTGGCGGGAGCCGAGGCCATGCTGTTGATGCGCGCCGGGCGCGAGTACGCGCTCAAGAGGGCGCTGGCCAAGCTCGGCCGCGGAGCCGGAACGCCGGCGACATCAGGCCGAGGAGCTGGTGCGTCGTCTTCATCGGGCCGGTCCGACTACGACGTCGTGCTCATCGACTGTCCGCCCTCGCTCGGCGTGCTCACGCTCAACGGGTTGACCGCCGCCGACGAGGTGATCGTGCCGCTGCAATGCGAGACGTTGGCGCACCGCGGCGTCGGGCAGTTCCTGCGCACCATCGCCGATGTCCAGGCGATCACGAACGCCGACCTGAAGCTGCTGGGTGCGTTGCCAACGTTGTACGACTCGCGCACGACCCACAGCCGCGACGTGCTGCTCGACGTCGCCGACCGCTACGACCTGGCGGTGCTGGCGCCCCCGATCCCGCGCACCGTCCGGTTCGCCGAAGCCAGCGCCTCGGGCGCGTCGGTGTTGGCCAGCCGCAAGAACAAGGGCGCCGCCGCCTACCGCGAGTTGGCCACCGCGCTGCTCAAGCACTGGAAGAACGGCAAGCCGATGCCGACGTTCGCCCCAGACATATAG